In the Rhea pennata isolate bPtePen1 chromosome 4, bPtePen1.pri, whole genome shotgun sequence genome, GAGCTGGGCTGCTACGTGGGCACAGCGGAGACGCGGCGCTGCGCCGAGGAGAGCTACCTGCCGGCGCCgtgccgggcgggcgggcggccctgcggcgccggcggccgctgcgCCGCCCCCGGCGTCTGCTGCAGCCACGGTAAGCCGGGATCGGGATGGCAGCGGGCGCGGGAGACCccctcggggtgggggggggcgggcgggaaAGCACCCCAAAAATACGGagcggggggggcggggagcgAGGCTTTGCAAaggggggaaactgaggcacggcgGCGAAGCGCTAacgcgccgcccgctccgcgctTGCTGCCCCGGCGGCAGAGACCTGCAGCCTGGAGGCGACGTGCCTGGAGGaggcgggcgagcggcgccgggcgccccaGAACCTCACGGCGCTGGACGCCTCGGCCGGCGACTTCCTCCTCAAGCTGGTGCACTTGGCcggccggcagcggggcgaCGCGGCGCCGCTGTGAGCCGCCCCCCGGTCCCCGGCCGCCCCCTCAATAAACGCGTTTTCTCGCACCCCACTGGCCTCGTCCgctgcggcgcccggcggggacGGGGTGGGGGTCCGgcgtccccccccaccccggcgcggggggcaggATCGGCGGGGAGCACCTTCTCCGGCTCTGCCCGGCCAGGGCAGCAGCGTCCCGGCGTGGCGGCCGTCCCGCCGCACGGCGAGGccctgaagaagaaaaagaaaaggaagaaaaaggcatCATAAATCATTGCAcggcagaaaaaaaaaaagtaacaactcattgcactgcaaaaaaaaaaaaaaaaaaaaatcataaatcgCTGCCCTGCAAAGAAAATCATAATAAATAGTTGCACAGTGAAAAAAGTCATCGTAAATCATTGCATGGCAAAAAGAATCGTAATAAGTCATtgcacagcaggaaaaaaacattataaatcAGTGCGCGGTGCTGGTTCACCCTGCTGCGCCGCGCCGCTAAATCCCGCGTCCCTAAACCCGCGCGCTGCAGCCCGCCGAGGCCGGCGCCTCGGAGCCGCTcgctcttcttttcttttaaaatggttCGGTTGAAACGCGTGGAaaaaatagggggaaaaaaaaatcacctggaAAAAGCGAGGGTCGCGGGCTCGCCGGGCTGCAGCCTGCCGCGAAGCTCCCGGCTCGGttccgcgcccgccgcgctctCCTCTCCGCGCCCCTTCGGGCtcagcggcgcccgcgggggaGGTTTATAAgggcccgcgggcggcgggaggggggctgaggccggcggcccccggcccccgggggTCTCGCGCGTGGCCACCCCGGCCGCTCGCCCATTAAGCGGGCGCCGGGAGGCTCTGAGTCACGGCGGGGttcggggggggggtgggtcGAGGCCGGCCGCGGTTCGGGGGGTCGAGGCCGGAGGTCGCCTCTCCCCGCCGCCCTGGCtcgcccccccccggcccggaggacgcggccccccgcgccggagCGGGGAGGGAAACGAGCCGCTCGGCGCCGAGCTCACGTAGcgggacccgccgccgccgggagccgggTATAAGGATCGGCGCCGGCCAGGACGAGAAGTCCAAGGGCTTCCCGagcgggcggcggagcgcgaGGACCCGCAGCCATGCCGCGCAGGGCGCTCGCCGTCTGCCTCCTGGTGCTCCTGGCCCTCTCCTCCGCCTGCTACATCCAGAACTGCCCCATCGGGGGCAAACGCGCCGTCCTGGACGCGGAGCTCCGGAAGGTAGGAGCCCCCTGCACGCTCACGCGCATCGCTCCCCCTACCACCCACGCCGCCCCGGCATCTCCGTCCCGCTTCCGAACGCGCCGCGAAAATAAACCCGGCCGTTTCCAACCCGAAACGGCGGGGCCGGGTCGGAGCCGAAAGCTCCGGGCTCGACCCCGGGGCGCCAAACCCGGCGCCTCCCGGACGCTTTCCCTCCGTGCTCACTCCCGCGTCTCTCTCCCCGCTCGGACCAGTGCCTGCCCTGCGGCCCCAGGAACAAGGGCCGCTGCTTCGGTCCCAGCATCTGCTGCGGGGAGGAGCTGGGCTGCTACCTGGGCACCTCCGAAACCCTGCGGTGCCAGGAGGAGAACTTCCTGCCGACCCCCTGCGAGCCCGGCCGCAAGCCGTGCGGCGACAACGCAGGGAGCTGCGCGGCCCCCGGCCTCTGCTGCAGCAACGGTGAGACCCCGGCCGCCGGCCCTGCCCCGCGtccctcccgccccggcccctcgccgccgcggcTTTCTGCCCCCCTGTTCTTCGAACGAGAGCTGATCCAAGGCTACGATAGAAAAGTCGGGAGAGGGGACGGTAGCCAAGGGGGGCACGCCACCCTTCCTCGTCCCTCTCCTACCTAACGGCCGAGACCGTCCTGCTCAGGGCGGGCTCGACGAGGAAACGCACCCCGGCACACGGGAAGGTGGTAAGGGAGGGCGAAAACCGTGGGGTTTGGGGGCAAGGCAGAGCGCAGACGAGCGCAGGGGGCTGAGCCGTCCGGCCAGCTGCCTCCTCCGCCGGCTACGTCTTGCCAAAAATCCCAGCCTCCTCCAGAGCGGCAACACTGCGGCAGGCCCTGCTCCCAACGACCAGAacatttctgctgcagcacaAAGTCAACACAATCTCACTCAATTCGTTATTAAAAATAGCTCCGGGTGGTCTCTGAGGGCTAACGGTTCGTGCTGTTTCGTTTACGTGGGgctcgctcgctctctctcCCTGTGCAGAGGGCTGTGTGGTTGACTCATCTTGTGACCGAGAAGCGATGTTTCCCTAGACCACCGAATCCACAGAAGAGAGAAGGCTTCACAGCATTCGCCATCCATCAAGCTGTACGAGTTCAGCCTCAGTCTAACAGATGAACCAAGTTCCGTGACTCAGATTTGAGTGATGTTCTTaactagaaataaaacttgtacaaaaaaaaaaaaaagaaatctgttttttatgtGCTTGCCTAGTTTGTTTGCAGATTCCTACTGCAGAAAGACTTGTGCAACTGGCTAAAAAGGTCATTTCTAGAAAATGAGCATAGAGGCAAAGATTTGGGGTAGATCTCCTGTAGCAGGCGTTTTATTCACTAGGTGAGGGAGGCTGCTGACACAAAACAACATACCGGGAATTAGGAGCAAGACCCAGAAAGCTAAAAGGGTTCAGTAAGCGAAATCCACACTCGGACTCGCAGCTTCTAGCGTTAAGTTGCGGTCTTCTGCAGAGGGGTGGGCATCCCCTCCACCCGCCTTCCGGGCTGCCTGAACAGCAGCAAACCGCAGCGCGAGACGAGCacagcgccgcggggccgagctCACCCCCAGCCCGCTCCAGGGGGCACCAAGTGAGCACAGGTCTGCCTGCGAGGCCAGCATCAGCCAACGCCGCCAAACAGGAGCCAGCAAGAGCCGCGAGCCTGAGGAATTACAGTGTTATCTGCAACTTAATCCCTAGGTGATGACTTAAAAAAAGGCACCACAcctgaagaggggaaaaaagtagatGCATATAAACTAGTAGGGTTCCTGTAGACCTCCATGCATGATTCTCTCACTTCAGTGAATGTTCAAAGGAGGGTTTAGGGAATACACAGGGCCCTTCCACCACAGCAGAGACCAGAGAAGCGAAGAATCATTTCACCCAATAAAACAAAGCTAAGTGTCGGCCTTTTCTCTAAAACTACTCAAAccctgttttctttcaaaagcaccGAGTCGATACACAAACACCACAGAGATAACTGCCATGCGCACGGGGACCACAGTTTTTGTTAGAAGCTGAGATATTCAGGCACAGGGTACCTAAGAGGAAAAGATGTCAGACTAGTCAGATTGTCTGTGACGGGAATAACGCTCTATTGAGCAAAGCTCACGTACAAGCTCACCTGGGAAAGGCGTGCAATTTCGGTTACCCATATTCAAGACAAACTCAAGCCAGTGAGGGCAGAAAAAGGCTAAGAGGTCGAGGGAGAAAGGCAGAGCCAACTTTGAGAGGGCAAACAGAGATCAAGGTTGTTTTAGCTTGGCAAAGCAGCTAAAGGGATTAGATTCCTCTGGAGCACAAACACCAGGGACCTACGAGACAGGATCTGCCTCGGGATCATTCTCACTCCACTTCAACCCCGTACGTTTAGCCTGAAAACGGGAGGGATCTAAATGAGCAGGAAATGAAACTGCAGGgcagcctctctgagcaacaGAAATAGGACCACCAGCAGCTTCTCACACAGCTTTTCCACCGCCTGCCGCTCTGCAGGGACCGAGATGGACCGTTGAGGCCTCCGGAGATCAACGCAGTCAGATCTCATTTAAAGCCCagctttctccctctccccctaCCTTTGTAATGGCAGGCGTTATCCTCTCAGCCCAGGAACCACTGCTAGACCCGCAGGCTGTCTGTCCAACAACGCTACGCTCGATTTGCGCGTGCGAAGGAGGAAAcctcctcctgcctgccccaTCAGCGTCCGCCCAGAAGAACGTGTCAAAACCTCCCCTCCCAACCCCAGCCGGGCCGAGCGACATCCGTCAGCAGAGTCGCTACGGCAGAACAGTCCGCTTGACGATTCTCCCCTCTTTGTCAACGGCGAAGTTGTAGTTGCGAGGATTGTCCAGGCACTCTTCAATTCGCGCGTCCAAGTTCTCGGGGGTGATAAAAGTTTTGGCTTCCTCCTGAATGAAAGACAAGCACCAGCTTTTAATGCACGTTAACAGACAAGTCACtacaggcagcagagcagacaCCAGGCTCGGCAAAGGCTTGTGGCTCTGCAGAGGACAAGATCCGCATTTCACATGGGTATTTCTGCCCTAGCGAGACTGCTGTCACCTCTGCCCGAGCTACTGGTGCCTGCAaaggctcctgcagagctcGCAGATCTCCACTCTCAGCGAAACGGAGACCCAGAGATGCCACTAACATCTTCGGCATCTCAGCAGGAGCAAAGTTAACCTCGGAAAGAGGGAGACCTTTACTCTACCACTCGGAATTATTCCTCCCCTCTGCCTTCAGGGCTGCCACACAACCTGCATCTCATCTACAAGCTGTCAACACTCCCGGAGGCTGCCAAGATTTGTGTCCCCAGCTTCTGATACAAAATTCTCTGGAAATCAAGCCTACTGCTTTCACATCACTCCTACAGGGTCCCGTCAAACTGCTCACAGGGACTGGTGAcactgttttccctggcagtcACGAGCTGCTCTTACCTGCAACTGGAGaacctctttctccttctccttcaggAAAGTCTCCATTAGCTTGGCCTTGTTCTCCGCAGCCTGCAGCTTCTGCCTCTTCcgttcctcctcctctttcctaattctttcctccctgccatatagaaagcagaaaaccaaGGTTTTGCTGAATGCTTATACCCTGCAGGGTGGCACAAATACCTCGGGGTACAAAACCTGCAAGTTTGAGTGCAGCCAGAAACAAACAGGAAGAGCACTCTTGGCCCTGTGACCAGAACAGTCAATGCAAAACCTTAATGCAAAAGCTTTCATAGATGAATAAACTCGCAGGAATGCCGCAGACCCAAGATCCAGCAGCATTCACCTCTGCCTTCAGGCTTTGTTTGGGAGTCTGAAGTCAGAGTGCGTGATTCTTCTGGCAACATCTGGGAGAGGAAGCTTGAGCACCTTGCAGTTCACCACTGGGAAGGCTGAAAGGAAAGCCAGGTGGAAGCGAAACAGAGGCTTTTTCCCTTTaacattttcctgcttttaaaaCTCAGTGCAACAGACAGTTTCCCGATTGCCTTGGGTTTTTCCGATCCACTCCTGGTGTCTGACCAGAGGATGGCACCCTGCGAGCGGCTTCCGCCAGGGAACATGGAGAAACTTGACTTGGAGCTACAACCGTTTTCGATTATATCGACTTCTGCAGAAGAGCGAGAGGTTACCAAGCCCTCAGCAGTTCACCTGTCGGCAACCAGGAGGTAACCAGAAACACTACCGCCTCGCGAGGTGCCGTTCGGCAGCAGATCCTAAAGGGCCTCAAGGGAACAACTTGCTCTCTTTTGAGAGCAGGCACAAAGGGGACCCCAGTCACTGCCAAGCGGAGCTGGCAACCGCCAGCAGCCTGTCACCCGAACGTCACACTCGAAGGCCGCTCTCCCGGCCAGAGGGCTGCTGCCCCCGtcaaatgcattttgcagaCGGCTTGACAATTTCCAGCAATTTACAGGGATTAACCTTTACAGGAAGGAAAGCAGTTACTTCCCATTTCTTGCATCTTAAAAAGCTGATTTATCAAAGCCAAAACTTGGGTCAAATGTCTCTGCAAAAATTAAGACTTTTCCACCTCAGCCTAGCTCCAACCTATCTAgccatttaatttaattttacgCGAGCAAAAGTCAAGACCACTAAGTCACCCCTTAATTGCCGGTAACAGGATCCCATTCTGCACAACATCAATCCTCTGCCTAAGCACAGGGGGAAGATCCGGCAGCGCTCGCGGCTCCGAGCCCGCCCGCGACGCGGGACGCCTGCTCCGCCCTCCGCGGCGGCCAGCACGGAGACGGGAGCTCGCGCTTCGGGGCCTCGGTGGATCGCAGGCAGGGATCAGCGCGCGCCGGCAGCGAGCGCCGTCTGCCCCGTAACGACTCCGTCTGAACAGGGCGTTTCGCCACCGAGCTAAGCGCAGCCGGGGCCGTCGAAGCGCGTTCACGGAGACGCGGGTTTCAGGCCCGCGGCGGCCCAGCCCCACCTCCGGGCCCGCTGCCGCGCGTTCTCCGCGTCGTTCCAGGCCATCAGGAGCCGGTGCTCGGCGGCGCGCTGCTCCGCgtcctcgccgcccgccgccgcctcgcgctTCCGCTGCGCCGCCTCGGCCCGGAACTCGGACCTGCGCCGGGAGGAGAAGGGCTCtgagcgcggcgggcgcgctgACCCCCGCGCCCGTCACccctccgcccgccccggctccgcgcccgaGCGGGGAAtcgccccacggctgccccagccccgacaccccctgccccacggccgccccagACCCGCCGCCCTGaaccccctgccccacggccacCCCAGACCCACCGCCCCGAccctccccgccccgcagccgccccaGCCCCGAcaccccctgccccacggccgccccagACCCGACCCCTCttgccccgcggccgccccagACCCGCCGTCCCGACCCTCCCCTGTCCCGCAGCAGCCCCAGACCCGCCGCCCCAACCCTCCCCTGCCCTGCGGCCGCCCCAGACCCGCCGCCCCGAccctccccgccccgcagccgccccaGACCCGacaccccctgccccacagccgcCCCAGACCCGacaccccctgccccacagccgcCCCAGACCCGACCCCTCCTGTCCCGCGGCCGCCCCAGGCCCGCCGCCCCGACCCTCCCCGCCCCACAGCAGCCCTCGGCCGTGCCCCCCTTACCACACAGCGGGCCCCAGACCCCTGCCCGCCCCAAACCctgccccccgcggccgggccccaCGGCCCCTTACGGAGCCTAAGCCCCGACCCCACCGCCTCACACGCTCCCCTATGCGGCCCCCCGCAGCAGCCCCGTCGCCCCCAGGCTGCCGGGCCCCGCGGTACCGGAGGGCGCTGAGCACCAGCCGGTGCTGCCGGTACCGCTCGCTGATCACCAGCAGCTCGGCCGGGTCGACGGGCGGCGGCACCTTGAGGCGCGAAGCCTTGGACTTGGCGGGCGGGTCGTGGCGGCTCTtgcggccccgcgccgggacgAGCcaggcggcggccccggggaacggaccgggaccgggaccgggaccgggaccgggaccgaGCCCCAgggcggcccgcgggcggcACCGCCGCAGCGCCGGCAGCATGGCGGACCTCgacccgccgcccgccgcgccggaAGTGGCGTAGCCGCGGCAGCCGCCAatgggagcgcggcgggggggcggggcatCATGGGAAATGTAGTGCGTGCAGCGCGGCACCACGTGGCTGCCCGGCCTGGGGGCGGGGCTTGA is a window encoding:
- the MRPS26 gene encoding small ribosomal subunit protein mS26 — encoded protein: MLPALRRCRPRAALGLGPGPGPGPGPGPFPGAAAWLVPARGRKSRHDPPAKSKASRLKVPPPVDPAELLVISERYRQHRLVLSALRSEFRAEAAQRKREAAAGGEDAEQRAAEHRLLMAWNDAENARQRARREERIRKEEEERKRQKLQAAENKAKLMETFLKEKEKEVLQLQEEAKTFITPENLDARIEECLDNPRNYNFAVDKEGRIVKRTVLP
- the LOC134140172 gene encoding neurophysin 1, which codes for MPRRALAVCLLVLLALSSACYIQNCPIGGKRAVLDAELRKCLPCGPRNKGRCFGPSICCGEELGCYLGTSETLRCQEENFLPTPCEPGRKPCGDNAGSCAAPGLCCSNEGCVVDSSCDREAMFP
- the LOC134139814 gene encoding vasotocin-neurophysin VT-like produces the protein MAEPSLPLAFLCLLALASACYIQNCPRGGKRALAAPRQCLPCGPGNGGNCFGPSICCGAELGCYVGTAETRRCAEESYLPAPCRAGGRPCGAGGRCAAPGVCCSHETCSLEATCLEEAGERRRAPQNLTALDASAGDFLLKLVHLAGRQRGDAAPL